The following nucleotide sequence is from Candidatus Finniella inopinata.
TTTGGTAAAGGGCGGCAAAAGTGCCATCTATCGCTTTGACTTAACAACGAAAACATTGACGCCACTCACGCCCCACCGGTCTATTGACACATCGCCTTGTCCCTCACCTGATGGTAAGCATATTGTGTTTACCTCTGACCGGGATCGCGAAGGTGGTGAACAAATTTACGTTATGGACAGTGACGGCGGTAACGTGCGTCGCATCAGCTTTGGTGAGGGAAAGTATTCCCAACCTGTTTGGTCACCACGGGGGGACTTGATTGTGTTTACCAAGCAGAGGGGACAGTTTTATATTGGGTTGATGCAACCGGATGGAACTGAGGAGCGATTGATTGCCCAGGGCTATTTGGTGGAAGCACCTGATTGGGCCCCCAATGGACGGTATTTGATTTTCACTCAAGAGGAAAGACGATCGAACAAGGGACAGATTCGAATGGTTGATTTGACTGGCCACCATCAAAGAACTGTTAAAACCAGCCGGGATTCGGCTGACTGTACCTGGTCCCCGTTGTTGAATTAGGAAATAAACATGACTGAACATAAAGCTGAATTTGATTCCTATAGCCAAGACTATAAAAACCTTGTTAACCAATCTGTGAATTTTTCAGGGTTAACGGTTGATTTCTTTACGAAAGGTAAAGCAAATTTTTTGAATGCGTTTTTAGAGAATGAGCAAGATTATAAAATACTAGATATTGGCTGTGGAACCGGCGAGATACATGCCTTTTTGCGAAACGATCAAAGCAACATTACTGGTGTTGATGTCTCCGCAGAAAGCCTGAAAATAGCGCGAATTAATAACCCTAATAATAAATATATTTCTTACGACGGATATAATCTGCCTTTTGAGGACAATACATTTGACATGGCCTTGACCATTTGCGTTATGCATCACGTTTCTCCTTTGCAGTGGCAGCACTTTGTTAATGAAATGGTGCGCGTCGTAAAGCCACAAGGTCGGGTATTTATCTTTGAACACAACCCTTATAATCCCTTAACACGCTTGGCTGTAAATCGATGTCCCTTTGATAAAGATGCCGTCTTATTGCGATCAAAAAAAGTTGAATGTTTATTGAATGAAACCAATCTTATCACCTGTAAAAGTGATTTTATTTTCTTCACCCCCTTTAAGCATTCATTGTTTCAAAAACTCGATAAGTTATTGTCTTGGCTGCCCTTAGGGGCCCAATATTGCACGCACGGCAGAAAGAAAGGTAGCTAATGGACCGTATAATTTTAGTAACCGGGGGCGCTGGCTATATTGGTAGTCATGTTTGCTGTTACTTAAAACAACAAGGCTGGAATCCGGTTTGCTTTGATAATTTTTCAACGGGCCATGAATGGGCTGTCAAGTATGGTCCCTTGGTTAAAGGGGATCTTTTAAACCCCCATGATATTTACGAAGCCATCCAAGAGCATAAGCCCCTGGCAGTGATGCATTTGGCGTCATTTATTCAGGTGGGGGAATCGGTCAAAGATCCTTTGAAATATTACCAAAATAATGTGACTGGCATGATTAACCTGTTGAACGCTATGAGGGAAGGGCATGTTCCTTACATGATCTTCTCTAGTTCAGCGGCCGTTTATGGTAACCCGGAATATACCCCTATTGATGAAAAGAACCCTTGTCATCCCATTAACCCTTATGGCCATAGCAAACTGATGATTGAACAGATACTAAAGGATTGTGCCCAGGCTTACGGGATTCGGTCCATTAGTTTGCGGTATTTCAACGCAGCCGGCGCTGCCCCTGAAGAAGGGTTAGGCGAAGCCCATGAACCTGAATCTCATCTCATCCCCTTAATGATTCAAGCAGCCCAGAAGGGGACGTTCTTGAAAGTATTTGGTAATGATTATGAAACGCGCGATGGGACATGCCTGCGTGATTACATTCATATTCTTGATCTGGCGGATGCTCACTTGAAAGCCCTGGAATACTTACAAAAAGGGGGAGAGACGGCGTCTCTTAATTTAGGGAGTGGCCATGGGACGACGAATTTAGAAATGATTCAGCTTTTGGAAAAATTGTTTGGAGCTAGGGTTCCGTTTGAATATGGTAATAGACGCGAGGGTGATCCAGCTGAATTGGTCAGCAGCTATGATAAAGCGAAAGAGATTTTGGGGTGGAACCCCACTCGGCCAATTGAACAAATTTTAAATGATGCCTGGAAATGGAGTGAAAAATAAGCTTATGGCTAAAAATTTATGTAATGCCTTTTTAAGTACCATTTTTTTTCTTATCCTGCTTACTTTCTATTTAAGTTTGGTTGTTTATCTAGATAACACCAACATTGCTACTGGTAACGGTTTGTATAAGGCAGTTGACGTTTTGGGGTGGGAAAAAGGGACCCGCTTCGTTGTTGACAGTGGGGGATTACTGTATGCATTCGGTATGGGTATGTTAGCAAAGCTGATACCCGACCAATGGGTTACTTTTTACGGGGTGGTAACTAATTTCATCAGCTATCGAAAGCTGGCTTTGATACACAGCATTTTCGGGGCGTTGGCTAGTACCTCCATTTTGATTTTTGCCTATCAGATAACCCGCGATCGCCTTTTATCAACCAGCATTGCGTTGTTGCACGCCGTCTCAGCCTTTATCTTGGTCAACAGCATTACATCTGAAGATATCATGCCAGGCTACTTTTTCTTTTGCCTTAGCTTCTTGTTCTTCTACCAGGCAATAATAACTGATTCCAAACGCCTTTATTTGACATTAACAACATTCAGCGTGCTAGGGGCGATGTTTCTCCATTGGACCTTATTCCCGCCCATAATTTGTACATATGGATTGGTGGGGTTGTGGCTTTGTTTTAAAGAGAAAGGATATATCAGGCTTTTTGTTGAACAACTGTTCCTATTTTCGGGTCTGATCGGACTTTTTGTTCTTTCATCTAATTTTCTTGTTGCGAGCCATTTTAAATCTAAACTTCGTTTTTTCGATCTTCTTTTCCCGAATAAAGCGGGTCCCGGTTCGTGGGTGGGATTTTGTTGGCATAAGTTTGAAAGTTTATACTTGGGCGTTGGAAATTTTTTGGTGGGGGGACAGAATGTGGCTACTTTTTCGGGTGTCTCTGGCCACACCATCATTCGCACAGTTTTTTCCTGGGCTTTGACATTTCTTTGTTTAGGCGTTTCTATTCATATCCTCAGGAAGGATACCTTTGAAAAATATAAAATCTTAGCCTCCATGGGGCTAGGCGTGTTTATCTTTGGACAGCTTCAGAACATGTATGGTCAACCTCAAGATCCTCAATTTCAAATTCAACCAATGTTTATCGTGACGGTTAGTTTGATTCTTTTGTCTTTAGGCCAAAAATGGAAAGTAGCCTTGAGAGTAGCCCTACCCATATTAGTCGTTTTAGTGGGGTTTGATAATGTTCTGGCCTTTAAGCAATCTAAAGGTGCTGACAGCCAGGCCGTCAAAGGATTCAAAGAGTTTCGAGAGCTTTTCCCAAAAGAAAAGACCAAAATTGTTCATTTAGCTTATGAAGGATGGTCACCTTGGTTAATGATTTTCGATTACCAAGGAGATTTCACAATTTATTTAGAGGACGTATCTTGTCTTAATACGCCCTTTCAATTTTCTCCGGGCATTTGTGTAAAACAAGCGGCAGATCAAATTATGCAGGAAATAAATTCGGCTATGGAACGGGGAAAACGAGTGATCGCAACCACACCTTGGATTGAACCTGACTATATGGATGCCTTGCAGTCTCAAAATTTGACTAAGCAGCAAGTTAATGAGTTAAAAGAAATATTGCTCAGCCACTATAAAATAAAGAAAACTCATACTTTGTTGTGGGGCCAGTTTGCCGAGATAGAAAGGAAATAGGGATTTATGGATAAGGCCAAATATTCTTTTGTGATTCCCATTTTTAACGAAGAAAAAGTTCTGCATAAGCTGTTCGAACGTCTAGAGGACACCCTTGGTAAGTTGGATGGTTCAGCAGAAATAATATCGGTTGATGATGGCAGTTCGGATAACAGCTATGAACTGTTGCAACAACAATTTCAAAAAGATAGCCGTTTTAAAGTTTTGAAATTTTCCAGGAATTTTGGTCACCAAAATGCGGTAACGGCCGGTCTTGATCAGGCTGATGGGGAAGCGGTCATTATTATGGATGCTGATTTGCAAGACCCCCCCGAAGTTGTTTTTGATTTAATTAAACAATGGCAAGCTGGATTTGATGTTGTACACGCCGTTCGCCAAAGCCGACAAGGAGAAACCTGGTTCAAACTAGCGACAGCGAACCTTTTTTATCGTTTTCTTGAAAAAATCACCGAGACAAAAATTGTACGGAACGCAGGGGATTTTCGCTTGATGGATCGTAAAGTTGTTGAAGCCTTTCGCCAGTTGAGAGAACAGCACCGTTTTTTACGCGGATTATCATGCTGGGTGGGTTTTAAGCAGGGGTGTGTTCTGTACGAGCGTCATGCGCGTTTTGCTGGAGAAACAAAGTATCCTTTAAGAAAAATGTTAAAATTGGCCGTTAATGCGATTACGTCTTTTTCAGATTGGCCCTTGCGATTATCTTTTTTGGTTGGATCAGTGATTTCTGTTTTATCGATGCTAGCGATCATGGGGATTATTACAGCTAAATTGTTTACGGATTTCTTTATTCCTGGGTGGACATCAGTTGTCGTCATTTTGACCTTCTTTAATGGTATTATCATGATGATGCTGGGGTTAATGGGCGTGTATATCGGAAAGATTTTTCAGGAAATAAAAGGGCGCCCTTTGTATATTGTTGAAACAAAACATGGATTGTAGGCCCTTTTAATGCGGAAGCCGGAACAACGAACCTTCTAATTCTCGATCGATTGCGCCTGCTGCCATTTTAGCCTAGAGTGAATCCAAATTCAGCGTTATAAAAGTAAGATTTTTTGTCCACAGATCATAATGCATCCGCTAACAATCGCAGCTTATGGGGCATCGCTTGGATGAGCCTTTGCTGGACCACGGCTTCAATGATGGTCTTTACACTGCTTCCAACCTTTTTGTGTGATGTATTGGGGGCCAGCAAGACAGCCTTGGGCCTGATTGAAGGCATGGCTGTCTTCTGTGCTTTTGCTGCAAAAGTTGGCTCTGGAATCCTAAGTGATTATTGGAAAAGCCGTAAGCCTCTTATTATGTGGGGGACGTTTTTCAGCATCTTGGTAAAAGTTTTGTTTGCCCTGGCTAGCAGCGTTACGTGGGTTTTTGTGGCTCGGTCTGTTGACCGATTGAGCAAGGGTATTCGTTCTGCACCAACGGACGCGCTTATCGCGGATTTATCGCCCCGTGATCAACAGGGAAGAAGCTATGGTCTGCGCTATAGCCTTTATGCCCTGGGCGCAGTTTTAGGGGGCTGTATTGCAGCCTTAACAATGCGTCTATCCAATGACAACTACAGGTTGGTTTTTTGGTTATCGACGATCCCTGCGGCTATCGCCTTCATTGTACTATGGGTTGTTGTGAAGGCGCCTGCTTTATCGGCCCCTGGGGCGCCTTCTAAAAAGTGGCAATGGCGGCAGGCCTATGATATGCCGATGATTTTTTGGCAACTGTTGGGCGTATCCTTTTTATTAATGTTGGCTCGGTTTAGTGAAGCCTTTTTGACCTTACGCGCCAAGGATTTAGGGTGGTCGTTGGCTATGCTGCCCTTGCTGATGGTGGGGTATGACCTGATCAATGCCGGCGTCGCTTTGCCGATTGGAAAACTTGCCGACAGGTACGACAGAAAAACATTATTGCTGTTCGGGATTGTCGTTTTGGCAGGGGTTAACGTTCTTATCCTAACTTGGCATAGTGCCTGGGGAATGGCCTTTGCCATGTTATTTGCCGGCCTTCATATGGGTATGACTCAAGGCTTAATAGCCACCCTGGTGGCAGAAAACACCTTGAAGGACCTAAGAGGAACCGCGTTTGCGTTATATTATTTGACCAGCGGCATTGCTGTGCTAATTGGGAACTATATTGCGGGTTTTTTAGCCGATTATCATGGCAACACGGTGGCTTCGTTCGGGGGCGGGTTGCTGTTTAGTACCCTGTCCGCCCTTTATTTGTTTTGGGTTATCAGAAATCAAAAAAGATCCCGAACGACTTCTTAACTCGGTAAGGGGATGAACTCAACAGCATCACCTGGTACTCTGGGGAAGTTGCCATTAGCCCAGTCCATTTTTGCTTTCTCCAGTCGTTCTTTTGAACTTGAAACAAAATTCCAATCGATAAAGGCCTTCCAGCCTTTAACCCTCCATTTTTCCGACACGTATAGATCTCTACTATAATTCTTTTATTTTTAGACTTCTCTTGTTTATATAAGTGTTTAGGGCAATATGATTAGTATATCCAAGTACTTTTGCCATCTTCCTCATAGAGAGTCCATATCCCAAAAGTTCTTTGATTTTTTCTATGTCCTTATCAAACTTGCTTTTTTGAATGGTCCCCTTTGGCTTCCCCAAAATCTGCCCGCCTCTTTTTTTACAGGCTAGGGCATCTTTTGTTCTTAGGCTGATCAAATCTCTTTCTAATTCTGAGAACAAAGAGAACAGCGTCAACGTGACTTTTGAATTCATGTCCTGTTGGCTGATATCTAAATTTTGTTTCAGAATAATGACCCGAATGTTTTGGTGAAGCAGCGCATTGACCAATGAAATAACTTCTGTTGTGCTTCGACCCAGCCTGCTCAGTTCCGTCACCATCAGGGTATCTGTTTCATTGAGCTTTTCCAAAAGTTCGTCGATGCGTCGTTGCTTACTTGTTTTACGAGAAGAGATGGTAATTTCAACAAACTCATCAATGGACAAGGATTTTTTCCTGGCAAATTCAAGTAGGGATAATTTTTGATGATTCAGGTCCTGTTTGTCAGTAGAAGCTCGTAAATAAGCGACGATTTTGCTCATAAAATAGACCTGTTAAGCGTTAACGTCATTTTAGATAAAAAACAATCCAATTTGTATTCCTCTTTTAATGTGTTTTAATGGCCCATTACGAAGGCCCTCTAACGGCCGTTATGAAACAACCAAAGTAGAGGACTTTTAATGGAATATATAGACAAAAGACTTTCCGTTTTATCCGAGTTAGAAGAATTTGCCTTTTATGGCTTTCCGGACTTTAACGATGAATAGCGTTCAACCTATTTTGCCTTCGAAGACAAAGAGTGGGAGCTGGTTTCAAAATGCTCATCTCTGCACGCCAAGGTGGCCTGTGCTCTCCAAATCGGTTATTTCAAGGCCAAGAAAATTTTCTTTCGGTTCTCCCTTCACAAAATTCCAAAAGAGGATCTCGACTTTATTTTGTCACGATATTTTACAGAACAATCCCTTAAAACATTCCAGATTACAAAATACGAATACTATTTCCAGCGAGACGCCATCAGCCAACTATTTGAGTATAAACTTTGGTCCAACGAGTTTTCACTCCAGCTTTACAATCGTGCCAAAATAAGTGTTAAACGCGATATCAGCCCTCATTTTATTGCCTACGAGCTTTTGGATTTTTTGCAGACCCAAAAGATCGTGCGGCCGGGATATTCGACGCTTCAAAAAGTTATAAGTCAAACGCTGACGGAAGAGAGAATCCGCCTTAAATCTTGTTTGCAGCAGCATCTTACAGACTCTCATAGAGAAAGCCTGAATCAACTGATTAAAAAGGAAAACACCCTGTCGGAACTGGCTGCCCTCAAGCAAGACGCCAAAAACTTTAAACTTTCTATGATGCGTCTTGAAATCAAGAAACATGACACCCTGAAACCCTTGCACGCTGTAGCCCAAGCGATTCTGCCCCATCTGGACATTTCCCAGCAAAACATTACCTACTATGCCAGTTTGATCCATCACTACACGATCTACGAATTAGAACAGTTTGATATTGAGCAAACCTACCTCTACCTTTTGTGCTATATCCTGAGACGCCACCAACAAATCAACGACAACCTGGTAGAATCTCTGGATTTCAACGTCAAAAAACTGGAAAAAGAAATAA
It contains:
- a CDS encoding class I SAM-dependent methyltransferase; the encoded protein is MTEHKAEFDSYSQDYKNLVNQSVNFSGLTVDFFTKGKANFLNAFLENEQDYKILDIGCGTGEIHAFLRNDQSNITGVDVSAESLKIARINNPNNKYISYDGYNLPFEDNTFDMALTICVMHHVSPLQWQHFVNEMVRVVKPQGRVFIFEHNPYNPLTRLAVNRCPFDKDAVLLRSKKVECLLNETNLITCKSDFIFFTPFKHSLFQKLDKLLSWLPLGAQYCTHGRKKGS
- the galE gene encoding UDP-glucose 4-epimerase GalE gives rise to the protein MDRIILVTGGAGYIGSHVCCYLKQQGWNPVCFDNFSTGHEWAVKYGPLVKGDLLNPHDIYEAIQEHKPLAVMHLASFIQVGESVKDPLKYYQNNVTGMINLLNAMREGHVPYMIFSSSAAVYGNPEYTPIDEKNPCHPINPYGHSKLMIEQILKDCAQAYGIRSISLRYFNAAGAAPEEGLGEAHEPESHLIPLMIQAAQKGTFLKVFGNDYETRDGTCLRDYIHILDLADAHLKALEYLQKGGETASLNLGSGHGTTNLEMIQLLEKLFGARVPFEYGNRREGDPAELVSSYDKAKEILGWNPTRPIEQILNDAWKWSEK
- a CDS encoding recombinase family protein, giving the protein MSKIVAYLRASTDKQDLNHQKLSLLEFARKKSLSIDEFVEITISSRKTSKQRRIDELLEKLNETDTLMVTELSRLGRSTTEVISLVNALLHQNIRVIILKQNLDISQQDMNSKVTLTLFSLFSELERDLISLRTKDALACKKRGGQILGKPKGTIQKSKFDKDIEKIKELLGYGLSMRKMAKVLGYTNHIALNTYINKRSLKIKEL
- a CDS encoding glycosyltransferase family 2 protein yields the protein MDKAKYSFVIPIFNEEKVLHKLFERLEDTLGKLDGSAEIISVDDGSSDNSYELLQQQFQKDSRFKVLKFSRNFGHQNAVTAGLDQADGEAVIIMDADLQDPPEVVFDLIKQWQAGFDVVHAVRQSRQGETWFKLATANLFYRFLEKITETKIVRNAGDFRLMDRKVVEAFRQLREQHRFLRGLSCWVGFKQGCVLYERHARFAGETKYPLRKMLKLAVNAITSFSDWPLRLSFLVGSVISVLSMLAIMGIITAKLFTDFFIPGWTSVVVILTFFNGIIMMMLGLMGVYIGKIFQEIKGRPLYIVETKHGL
- a CDS encoding MFS transporter, whose amino-acid sequence is MSTDHNASANNRSLWGIAWMSLCWTTASMMVFTLLPTFLCDVLGASKTALGLIEGMAVFCAFAAKVGSGILSDYWKSRKPLIMWGTFFSILVKVLFALASSVTWVFVARSVDRLSKGIRSAPTDALIADLSPRDQQGRSYGLRYSLYALGAVLGGCIAALTMRLSNDNYRLVFWLSTIPAAIAFIVLWVVVKAPALSAPGAPSKKWQWRQAYDMPMIFWQLLGVSFLLMLARFSEAFLTLRAKDLGWSLAMLPLLMVGYDLINAGVALPIGKLADRYDRKTLLLFGIVVLAGVNVLILTWHSAWGMAFAMLFAGLHMGMTQGLIATLVAENTLKDLRGTAFALYYLTSGIAVLIGNYIAGFLADYHGNTVASFGGGLLFSTLSALYLFWVIRNQKRSRTTS